A single genomic interval of Anopheles marshallii chromosome 2, idAnoMarsDA_429_01, whole genome shotgun sequence harbors:
- the LOC128718640 gene encoding titin-like, translating to MKAFIAFSMALALASAATVDDSKKEKRGLFELGSSQQESYETYGYEHQQSHGYYDNDYAEKEVKQVITKKVPVPYPVEVEKHVPVEVKVPYPVEVEKKVPVYVEKKVPVYVEKKVPVHVDRPYPVEVKVPVHVPVYQKEYVEVPKPYAVHVDKPYPVYVKEPVYVEKHVPVTVHIKEHHKKPFWG from the exons ATGAAG GCGTTCATTGCATTCTCTATGGCCCTGGCCCTTGCCAGCGCAGCGACAGTCGACGATtcgaagaaggaaaagcggGGACTGTTTGAGCTGGGATCCTCTCAACAGGAATCGTACGAGACCTACGGCTATGAACATCAGCAATCTCACGGATACTACGACAACGACTACGCCGAGAAGGAAGTGAAACAGGTCATCACGAAGAAGGTCCCAGTACCTTACCCAGTGGAGGTCGAGAAGCACGTTCCAGTCGAGGTAAAGGTCCCATACCCAGTGGAGGTTGAGAAGAAGGTTCCAGTGTACGTCGAGAAGAAGGTTCCAGTGTACGTTGAGAAGAAGGTTCCAGTCCATGTGGATCGTCCCTACCCAGTGGAAGTGAAAGTCCCAGTCCATGTCCCAGTCTACCAGAAAGAATACGTCGAGGTCCCGAAGCCATACGCAGTTCATGTCGATAAGCCCTACCCAGTGTACGTGAAGGAGCCAGTGTACGTCGAGAAGCACGTTCCGGTGACGGTGCACATCAAGGAGCACCACAAGAAGCCATTCTGGGGTTGA